The following nucleotide sequence is from Archocentrus centrarchus isolate MPI-CPG fArcCen1 chromosome 6, fArcCen1, whole genome shotgun sequence.
tttttcactccACTCTGTTCCTCAGTGTCCGAGTTTCCATAAAAGGAAATTGTTTTCCAGCGCAGTTAGCTTTATAAAGTGATCTTCACCCACCATTCACTGTGGTGTGTTTCTCTCTTCAGCGATAGCTGTAAGTAATATTTACATCTAGAAGAATTGgggttactgtgtgtgtgtgtgtgtgtgtgtgtgtgtgtgtgtgtgtgtgtgtgtgtgtgtgtgtgtgtgtgtgtgtgtgtgtgtgtgtgtgtgtgtgtgtgtgtgtatatatatattttatttttatttttgcagattaTTTGTTGACATGTTTGGGCTTAAGTGTGTTGTCGTAGCCCTGTTGGCTGTCTCTGTCTGGGCTGAAAAGGAGGTGAGAAATTCTCCTATTCCAGCACATTTTTAGTGGAAGttctctttaaatgtgtttttctctcttctttttgtccttaaatttaactccTGGAAAAATCTGGACTCTGGTAAGTTTACCATTGTATTTTATCCAAATATAATATTtacaatacattttaaaaatgcattaaaagacAGGAgcacttttatttaattttttttttttcaagtaatAGGCCACTACTATGAATTCTGAATGCTGAAAATATCACAAATCCACTCTTGATGTGCTGAAGTGTTTCTGATGCGTTGTAACTGGTGGTGGAATATATTAGATTCACATGTGATACAATGTGTCACAAGTGATGATTGTGGATTTTCAGTCACTTCCACTACAAGCTGTAGTGATCAGCATGAAGAGGAGGAACAATTGCTTCCATCTGACGTTTTAAATACAGTGAATCCTTTAATGCAAAATGTTCTTTTGTAAAATGAAGACACTTGTTCATTCCTTCTTGTACAGGGTGCTAAGGCTCTGTCAACTTCAGAGCGAATTGAGAGAGCCAACAGAGATATTGGTAAGAGTTTTAAAGCAACAAAGAAGGACAATAATTCCGTTTTCGTTCTTCGCTCTCTTAAattccctgaaaaaaaaatacaaagaacatAACCTCAGTGTCCAGCACATATTTGTGCACgagcacaaatattttagatcTCAGTAAAAGTGGAGAATGCTGTTAGAGCAGATCAATCAACTTTGAACTGATCGCTGTGTTTGCTGCAGTCCGCTCTCCTGATGAACCCTACATAGTGGATGATATTGCGTACGGCTCCGAGGCTGAGAGAAACGCTGACCCCTGCACTGCTAATGGCTGCATGTGGCCCAAGTCCGCTGATGGACGTGTCTACGTACCCTACACCATTTCCAGCGCATACTGTGGGTAGTAATCTCATCTGTGAATGCTGTTGTCTGCACTTGTTCAGGGACAGTAACATGGTGTCTTGTGCTGCAGACATTTTGCCTGTAGTGTCACAGCATCCTGTTAGTATTGTGCTGGTTTAAAATgggttttcttttctgtctttacaGCCGATCGTGAGGTGTCGGTCATCGAGCGTGCTCTGCAGTCCTTCCACGATGGCTCTTGTATCCGTCTTGTCAGACGCACAAATGAGAGAGACTACCTGAACATCCAGTCCCTTAATGGGTAAACACGAACAACACAACTTCCATCCTAGTTTGTCTGAGTTTGCTTGTTTCTTTGGCCAACCTGTCTCCCTAGAAAACCTTGAAGAATTAATTGTGTTATGTTGACAAACAGCTAATTTATGAGTGAATTcatttcagtgatttcagaCAGTGTTTGGATGCAgactaaataaatgtaattactgAATCATGTAGTGCAGACTTTTCTTCTATTAATCCAGGCCACAGTCTTTCACTTCCTCAACCAACAAGCGTGCCTGAACACAAACTAATAAAAGCTTCATAATGGCAAAGTTAAAATTCAGTTTCCATGCAACTAAAATATTTCCTATTATTTTAAAGTGAATATGCAACCACACCTTGTTGGTGTGTTAACATGAGACACATTTCAAAGCAAGTTTGTGCAATATCAGATTTTCGAAATGAGACATTTTGGTGACTTCATCTCGTACCTTCGCAGCTGCTACTCCTACATCGGCCGTCGTTACTACGCGCAGGATCTGTCCCTGCAGCGATCAGGCTGTGTTTACCACGACACTGTCCAGCATGAACTGCTCCACGCTCTGGGCTTCAATCACGAGCAGACACGTTCTGACCGCGACCAATACATCCGCGTTTTGTGGGAGAACATCAGCGACGGTTTGCCTGTTTTCACTTGTCATTATCCATAACGGGAGTATAAATCCTAGACAGAAGGAAAATATTTATTGGCACGAAATACTTTTTGgaaaattggattttttttttacctaaagTTTATATAATGCTATAATAATGAGCCCACAATATTTCTGTCTCTAGGAAAGGCGCACAACTTTGACAAAATCAACACTTTGAACCAGGGAACCACCTATGACTACGGCTCCGTCATGCATTACCACAAGTAGGTATCAATAGCAGCTGCTCTGTGTCACAACGGTGGCTGCCATCATGGTGACGGAAAATATGAGAGATGCTCAAACAGGTGTTAAAGCAAATGAATGTGAATCTGTAATTTTCTTAAGAATGTACAACACAAAGATGGTCGTTCCCTCACCGACCTTTACTTAGAAATATTCAGGATTGTGTATTTTCCTGGATAATTTGTGACATTCagatcaattcagttttattgataTAGAGCagggattctcaaatccaggcctcgagggctggtaatcctgcaggttttagatgtgtccctgatccaacacacctgaatcaaatggctgaattacctcctcagtatgcagtcaagttctccagagtcctgctgatcacttctatatttgactcaggtgtgttgaagcagagacacatctaaaagttgcaggacaccggccctcaaggcctggatttgaggatccctgatatagagccaaatcacacAACAGGCATTTTACCCCACAATAGCAAAAACAAATAACTGTTGCATATGTTAAGCTTACTGAAAACTGCCTTTGTTATGAtttttgttgtcttgttttATAAAATAGTTTGTACTTTATGTTTTGCATTTCAGGATTTAGCTGCAGCCCCTCCTTTACGATATTGTATTAAATCAAATCAGTATAACAACACTCACTGTTGATATCAGAAATATTTGCCAGAAATAAAgacaggaaacacaagacttaggGAGACACTTCAGTCTTCTCATTTGAAAACCTGCtctctgtgttttcaggtatgcCTTCTCCAAGAACAACCAGCCCACTTTGGTGGCTATCCCTGATTCCAATGTTGAGTTTGGATATGCCACTGAGATGAGCCAGAATGACATCCTCAGGCTCAACAGGCTGTATAAATGCTGAACAGTCTCAGGTTAGCATCTTAAGTTCATTTTTGTTATCTATATCTTGCTTCAGCAGCTTATTAAAACATAAACCTTCCTTGTCAGACTCATACATGAATACTGCTCATTAATATTGCTGTTGTTGAAAATGTAGAGAACTTCTCATCTAATAAACTCTTAATTTGTCTCTATCAAACAGATCTACAACATGATAAAAACAATCCAACTCATCCTCAAAaaagatcatcatcatcatcatcatcattgtccAGTCACTTGATCAACAAATTAAACATTGTAAAATTCTTCAATAAACCTCCATTAAAGCACCTACTCTCtgtggtttgtgtttgtttgtttgttttttaacaatgaTTGTCTACATGTCATAGTTCTGGTTTCTTATTAAGTTGATGTtgccatttattttctgtttgtggtttttttttcttccacgtATCCATGTGTTAGTTTC
It contains:
- the LOC115781113 gene encoding high choriolytic enzyme 2-like; this encodes MFGLKCVVVALLAVSVWAEKEALSTSERIERANRDIVRSPDEPYIVDDIAYGSEAERNADPCTANGCMWPKSADGRVYVPYTISSAYSDREVSVIERALQSFHDGSCIRLVRRTNERDYLNIQSLNGCYSYIGRRYYAQDLSLQRSGCVYHDTVQHELLHALGFNHEQTRSDRDQYIRVLWENISDGKAHNFDKINTLNQGTTYDYGSVMHYHKYAFSKNNQPTLVAIPDSNVEFGYATEMSQNDILRLNRLYKC